The Microbacterium trichothecenolyticum sequence GGCTCGTAAGAAGAATCGTGTAGACCTCGACCGCGACAACGGCATCGCCCCCGGGCTCGTCGCCAAGACCAAGAAGCGGCTCGTCGTCGCCTCGGGTCGCTCGCACCCCGAACTGGCGAAGCAGGTGGCCGAGCACCTCGGCACCGAGCTGGCCCCCACCGAGCACCGCACCTTCGCCTCGGGTGAGATCTACACGCGCTTCGAGGTGTCGATCCGCGGCTGCGACGTGTTCGTCGTGCAGTCGTTCGGCCCGCCGGTCAACGAGTGGCTCATGGAGCTGCTCATCATGCTCGACGCCCTCAAGCGCGCCTCCGCCAAGCGCATCACCGTCGTCGCGCCGTACTACCCGTACTCGCGGCAAGACAAGAAGGGTCGCGGCCGCGAGCCGATCAGCGCCCGCCTCGTCGCCGACCTGCTCAAGACGGCCGGCGCCGACCGCATCATGAGCGTCGACCTGCACGCCGCCCAGATCCAGGGCTTCTTCGACGGCCCCGTCGACCACCTCTTCGCCAAGCCCGTGCTGCTGGAGCACTTCGAGCAGGGCCTCACCGGTGAGGACCGCGAGACCCTCACGGTCGTCTCGCCCGACATGGGCCGCGTGCGCGTGGCCGACACGTGGTCGGACAGCCTCGGCGCGCCCCTGGCCATCATCCACAAGCGTCGCGACCCGAAGGTCGCCAACCAGGTCTCGGTGCACGAGATCGTCGGTGACGTGAAGGGCCGTACCTGCCTGCTCGTCGACGACATGATCGACACCGGGGGCACGATCCAGAAGGCGGCGCAGGCGCTCAAGGCCAACGGCGCGCGCAAGGTCATCGTCGCCGCGACCCACGCGATCTTCAGCGACCCGGCCAGCGAGCGACTCCAAGATGCCGCGATCGACGAGGTCGTCGTCACCGACACGGTGCCGCTTCCGCCCGAGCGCCGATTCCCGGGGCTCACGGTGCTGCCGATCGCGCCGCTGCTGGCCCGCGCGATCCACG is a genomic window containing:
- a CDS encoding ribose-phosphate diphosphokinase; this translates as MARKKNRVDLDRDNGIAPGLVAKTKKRLVVASGRSHPELAKQVAEHLGTELAPTEHRTFASGEIYTRFEVSIRGCDVFVVQSFGPPVNEWLMELLIMLDALKRASAKRITVVAPYYPYSRQDKKGRGREPISARLVADLLKTAGADRIMSVDLHAAQIQGFFDGPVDHLFAKPVLLEHFEQGLTGEDRETLTVVSPDMGRVRVADTWSDSLGAPLAIIHKRRDPKVANQVSVHEIVGDVKGRTCLLVDDMIDTGGTIQKAAQALKANGARKVIVAATHAIFSDPASERLQDAAIDEVVVTDTVPLPPERRFPGLTVLPIAPLLARAIHEVFEDGSVTSMFGGDA